The DNA region TTGCTGGTGCGCTGCCGTTCGGCGTCGGCGCCGCCCACCTGCCAGGTGACGCTGGGCGGCAGGGTGAGTGCAGCCATGACGCGCTGCACATCGGCACTGGCCTTCGCCGTGCCTCCCTCCTCCACCAGACCTTCCACGATGGACACGGGACGCTGCCCCACGCGCACCACCTCAAGTGGCGCTCGCGTTTCACTGACCTGCACCAGTTGCCCGAGCGGCACGCCGCGCACGGGCGTGCGCAGGGCCACGCTCAGATCTTCGTTGCTTGCGCCGGTGTAGCGCACGGCAATGGGCGTGCGGCGATCGGTTTCACGCAACTCGCTGGCCGCCACGCCACCCAGCGCGCCACTCAGGGCACTCGAGACCGCCGAGGGCGGAATGTTGCGCTCGGCCAGTCGCGCGCGCTCGAGCCGCACCTCCACCACGGGCTGCGTGGCCGCGTAGGCATCACGCACATCGGATAGCGTGGGCAGGGTACGCAGGGCGCCGCGCACGGTGTCGGCCCACTGCTGCGCTTCGGCAGGTGAGGTGCCCGACAGCTCCACCCGCACGAGCCGCCCTTCGCGGCCAATGAGCGAGCCGAATTCCGACTGGCCCGCGAGATCGATGGCGAGGGCCCCACTGGCCAGATCGGGCAGCGCACCGCGCAGCGATTGCGCAAACACCGCCGCCGAACGGCCCTCGGGAATGCGCACGATGAGCTGCGCGGTGGCACTGGAGCCCGGATCGGCGCCGCTCAGCACCTCCTCGTCGGTGGCCTTGCCCACACGCGCATACACATCACGCGCGCCAAGCTGCCGCGCCGCCTGCTCGATGCGCGCCACCTGTTCCGTGGTGGCCTCGAGCGCCGTGCCTTCGGGCAGCGCCACCTGCGCCACCAGCACACCTTCGTCGACGCGTGGCAAGATTTCCTTGGGCAGCGCGATGATGAGTACGATGGTCACCGCGAGCGTGACCAGCGCCGCGCCACACACGGCCACAGGATGCGCCAGCGACCAGCGCATGCCATGCTCGTAGTAGCCCGCGAGTCGCGCGCCGAAGCGGTCGAGAGCGCCCGGCTCCTCGGCTTCCGCCTTTAGGGCTTCTGCCCTTAAGGCTTCCGCGGGGTCGGCTATCGCTGTTTGCCTTTTGCGCCGCCCCACGATCATGACCGGCATGAGCGTGAGCGCCAGCAGCAGACTGGCGGCCACCGTGGTGACCACCGACAGTGACAAGTCCCGAAACAGCGCCGCCGCCAGTCCGCGCACAAAGATGATGGGGCCAAACACCAGCACCGTTGTCAGCGTGCCCGCAAACAACGGCGCCGCCACTTCGTCGGTGCCGGCAATGGCGGCCTCACGCAGCCCCATGCCCTCGCGGCGTTTGCGTCCCACCGACTCCGCCACCACGATGGCCGTGTCCACCAGGAGACCCGTACCCAGCGCCAGTCCACCCAGCGACAGCACATTGATGGACACGTCGAGCGCCTGCAGCGCCACGAGCGCCATGAGCACCGAGAGCGGCACCGTGAGACCGATGGCCAGCGACAGTCGCCAGTCGCGCAGGAACACGAAAATGACCAGCAGCGAGAGCAATCCGCCGGCCACGATTTCCTGACCGAGATTGGACAGCGCATCCACCACGAAGTCGGCCTGCGCGGCCACCACGGTCATGGGCAGCGTGGGAAACTCCTGCTCGAGCTGCGCCACCGACGCCATCATGCGGCGTGTCACGGCCACCGTGTTGGAGCCGGCGTCCTTGTAAACCACGAGGCCGATTGCTTCCGTGCCGTCGAGACGCGTGAGTGTTTGCGGATCGGCGAGACCCAGTTCCACCGTGCCCACATCGCGCAGCATGATGCCGCGTCCGGGTGGACCCACCGGTGTTTCCAGCAGTTCAGAAGGCGTGCGGTATTCGGTGAGCGTGCGCACCGAGAAGCGAAACTGCCCGCGGCGAATGGTGCCGCCCGCACCGGTCACGTTCTGCGTGCGGATGGCGTTGGCCACGTCTTCTGGTGTGAGGTCGAGCGCGCGGAGACGATCCGGGTCCACCGACACGCGGATTTCGTCTTCGGGCGCACCAACCACGGCTACACTGGCCACGCCCTCGATCTGTTCGAGGCGACGCGCATGCACCTCGGCGGCCGTACGGGCCAGCGTGCGCAGGTCGCCGCCGCCCTTGGCGCGATCGGTGCGCACGGCCAGTACGGCGATGGGCCGCTCGCCCGGATCACTGGTGAGCAGCGTGGGCCGTTCGGCGCGCTCAGGCAGTTGACCGCGCGCCGCATCGAGCCGCTCGCGCATGGCCAGCACCGTGCTGCGCATGTCGGTGCCCCAGGCAAAGCGCGCCGTGGTGGTGGCTTCGTTGTTGCGGCTCACACTGCGCAGTTCCACGAGCCCCGGCGTGGCGGCAATGGCCTGCTCGATGGGCTCGGCCACGAAGCGCGACACCTCGGGTGCGGCCGCGCCCGGATACACCGTGCGAATGGTAAGCACGGGCAACGAGACATCGGGCAACAGAGACACGGGCAGGCGCGTAAGCGACACCGAGCCCAGAAGCAGAACCGCGAGAATCGCCGCCACCGTGGCCACGGGGCGGCGCACCGCTGCTGCAGCTAGCGACACGGTGGCTCCTAGGCGTCAGGCGTGCGCACGCGCACGGGGGCGTCGTGCGTGAGCGTGAGATGCCCCTCGATGATGACCGGATCGCCCGCCTTGACGGGGATCTCCCCCGTGACCGAATCGGGCAGCACTTCGGTGAAGCTGCCGTTGCTGCGGCCGGGCAGTATGTACGTCCATTGCGCCCGGCCGTCGCGCACCACAAACACCAGCGGCCGGCCATCGCGTTCGATGACCGCCTTTGCCGGCACGAGGCGCCGATTGCGAAGCCGCGCGGCTTCGAGTGACACATCGGCGTACATGCCGGGCCTGAGCGCGCCATCGTTGCGGACACGAACCAGTGCCCGTCCCGCGCGCGTCACCGAGTCCACCAACGGCAGCACCGCCTCGATGCGCCCGGGCAGGCTCCGTCCGCCCGTGGCGGCGCTGGACACCACCGCTTCACCACCCACACGAATGAGCGGCAAGTCGTGCTCCAGCACCTGCGCCTCGATGCGCAGATTGCGCGTGTCCACCACGGTGAGCAGCGGCTGGCCGGCACCGATCTTTTCGCCCACGGCCACGTCGATGGCGTCCACCGTGCCGGCGACGGGGCTGCGGATGACGGCGCGATCCTGCTCGAATTTGGCGCGCTCGAGTTGCAGACGGGCCCCGGTGAGGCCGGCCTTGTTCATGAGCGCTCGGCGCTGCTCGGGCGTGGGGCCCTGTCCGGTCACGAGCGACTCGGGCACATAACTCTCGAGAAAGCGCTGTTCCGCCTCGTCGCTGCGGGCCGCGGCCTCGCGCACGGCCAATTCAAACGGATACGCGTCGAAGCGCACCAGTTCCTGGCCCTGCGTGACCTGCTGCCCCGGCCGCACCAGCACGCGCGCGACCGTGCCCGGCACCTCGGCCTTGAGCTTGACCACCGCGTCGCTGCGCACCTGGCCCGTGGTGGTCACGCGGAGCACAAGATCCGCATCGCTGGCCTCCTCGGCGGAGACCGGCAGGGCGAGGGCCGGGCGTGCGGCATCGGCCGAATCGGCGGAGGCCGACGCGGCCGAGCTGTCGCTCGTGGCACTGTCCCCGTCGGCCTTGGCACAGGCCCAGAACGCGGTGACGGAGGTGGCGAGGACAAGCAGCCGGCGCGCTGCGTGGCGTTGGACTGTCAGCACATGACGGGACATGAGGGGCACAGACTTGATTGGACGGCGACGACCAGACATTGGGCGCCGCCGGGTTTCCGCGACATAGTAACGTCTGGACGTGGGGGCTGCATCATCATTCGGACGCGCATCGGGTAGAGTCACATTCAAGTCAGCGATGCCCGACAGTCCGCCATCACTTACCCCCATGGCGATGGAACTCCAGGCGTTGCAGATCATCGGGCCCGGTGGTGGCGATGTACACGCCGGCGGCCGTCACGGCGCGCACGTCCTGTGTGCTCCGCAACGTGCGCACGACATGGCGTCCCGTGCCGGGGTACACCACGTCCCATTGGCGAAGCCTGGCGCCGCGGGGAAAGTGACGCGGGATCCACAGGGAGCCATCACCGCCGGACACGATACCTGACGGATCGAATGGCGGTTTGGTACGGGGGATGGAGTCCTGCACCACTGTGGCCCAGCCCTTCCGATCACCGGCGGTCACGGCAACGGCTGGAGCCGACAGCGCCTTGCGAAATGGCGCACGACCCGACGCGATGGACTCCACGACATATGGTGACGCTCGGACCACCACCACCTGTCCGTCGGGTGTCATGCCCCACCCATCTTCGGGGCGGTAGGGAATGACGTACTGTGCCAGGTTCTTTCCGACTTTCATCGGCCGCGTGAGCAGCGGATGCAACAGGTGGCCCAGCGTGTCCACCTGATCGCGCCTCGGGGCCCATCGCACCAGCGCGGCGCTGGGCGCGGTGGCCCGGTGCGCAAATGTCTTGAAAAGCAGATGACCACGCGCGTCGGCCAATGTCAGGTCACCCGGACCGTCTCCGTCGATGTTTGGGAACGGTACGGTGGCGCCGAATTGCAGCTGACCATCGAGATACTGGATGCGGCGAAGCACGACATCCACGAGTGCGGTCGAGTCGCCACGCAATGCGACGAGGCTGCGCAGTTCGCGGAACTCGCCCGGTCCAGCCCCGATGCGCCCGATGTCGCGAAGCGGCTTCCCCGCGGCGGTGAGGGCCTGCAGGCGATTCTCCCCTACGTCGAGTAGCAGTACGCGTCCGTCGGACAGCACACGCACCGCAGTGATCGCGGTGTATTCGTAGCCGGTGGACCAGACGGGCGCGCTGAAGTCGGGTGCTTGGGCGGCTGACGTTGTCGCGACGGCCACGAGCCCGGCAAGCGCCGCGAAGTATCGGATGAACATATTCTTTGCGAATTCGCTGATTGGCACGATTGCAACTCCCTCTATACAACTACGTGGTTTGCGAGACGCTATGGCGAAAGGTTGGCAAGCAATACCTCGACTTGCCTTGTAAGCACACGTGTAACCCCGACTGATTCACCGCGCCTTGCACCCCGTACCGCCGACAACCACCGCCCCCTGCGGATACGGCGCCGCGCTGTAGCACAGCACACGCGTCCCGTCCCGATCGAGCTCGGCGTCTGCGAGCAGCCTGACTTTGCCGGAGGCGGTGCCGTCGAACGGGACGACCATCTCGCGAATGGACAGATAGTCGCCATCTCCTCGATGTGTCTTGTCCGTGCGCCCCACGATGACGCGGTAGCCATTGGGCTGCTCGGTTACGGACAGGATTTCGTCCGACACCCCCTGTGGCCCCCGTTGCACCACCATGGACTTGCCTTCCATCGCAAAGTACAGGGGCTCGAATCCGGGCACGCGCACCATGCTCACGGCACCCGTCGTGATGTTGATGCGCTGGATCACACCGAGCCGCTTCGAGGCCACCACGATGTGTTGCGTTGCTTCGTTGCAGAGCATGCGCGAAGCGACGACGTGAGACCAGAACAGGCGATTGCCCTGTAGTGGATGACCAACCTTGTAGGTGCCCAGCGATTGCGACACGACATACTGGCCGTCGCGAACGGACAAACGGTGCACGATACCCTGCGTGTCATGAACGCCACTCACCCACAGGGTACCGCCGAGCAGGCAGGCGGCGTCGACCTCGAGCGGAACACTGTGGGCATCGATCAGCGCAATGGAGTCTGTTACGCGGAACCGACTCACCCGACGCAACGCTGGGTCAAAGACCAGCAGTGCGTCGCGCGCGGGGCTGACGCTGACGGCCGAAATGTGGCGGACTTCTCCGGGCCCCGATCCCGCCTTGACGCCCGAATGCAGCAGTCGTCCGGACGACGACAGCAGTCGCAGGTACGGTGCGCCGGATTCGACCACGACCACCCCGGAGCGAGTCAGTAACATGTCTTGGGGCTGCTCCAACGCCACACCGCGATCCGTCTCCCCGCCAAACACGACGCGACCGACCTGCGTCTGCGACTGAGCGGCCGTTGGGACCATCGCCACACAGAACGCCACCCATCCAGAACGCCAATTCATACCACGAGTCTCCCACGTCATGCGGCAGTGTACAGGTAATGAGCGGACTGAACTCCGCCTGGCCAAGCTACCGGTCGTTACGCAATTGATCCAGCATCGGGCAAGCGCTCACCAGACTAACACGTTCCTTGCCCCCACGCCCGTCATCGGTTTAGCTTCCCCGGTCTGACGTTTCCGGGCCAACCGGGGCGTCAGGCGGTCCTACCCGGCATTCATCCGACCGGGCAGCCGCAATGCGCGCGTAGCTCAGTTGGATAGAGCGTCTGCCTCCGGAGCAGAAGGTCGCAGGTTCGAGTCCTGCCGCGCGCATGGCCTGGCCCCGGTGCCTCCGGCCCGATCCGGCGGCCACGCCTCCCCAACGGTCTCCTTGCCTAGTGCACGTCGCCGAGCTGAAGCGAAAGTCGGTTCCTGAACTCCTGGCGCTCGCAGAATCCCTGCAGCTCACCAGCGTCACGGGCCTTCGCAAGCAGGAGCTCATCTTCCGCATCGAGCAGGCGCTGCTCGAAACGGA from Gemmatimonas sp. UBA7669 includes:
- a CDS encoding efflux RND transporter permease subunit, with protein sequence MSLAAAAVRRPVATVAAILAVLLLGSVSLTRLPVSLLPDVSLPVLTIRTVYPGAAAPEVSRFVAEPIEQAIAATPGLVELRSVSRNNEATTTARFAWGTDMRSTVLAMRERLDAARGQLPERAERPTLLTSDPGERPIAVLAVRTDRAKGGGDLRTLARTAAEVHARRLEQIEGVASVAVVGAPEDEIRVSVDPDRLRALDLTPEDVANAIRTQNVTGAGGTIRRGQFRFSVRTLTEYRTPSELLETPVGPPGRGIMLRDVGTVELGLADPQTLTRLDGTEAIGLVVYKDAGSNTVAVTRRMMASVAQLEQEFPTLPMTVVAAQADFVVDALSNLGQEIVAGGLLSLLVIFVFLRDWRLSLAIGLTVPLSVLMALVALQALDVSINVLSLGGLALGTGLLVDTAIVVAESVGRKRREGMGLREAAIAGTDEVAAPLFAGTLTTVLVFGPIIFVRGLAAALFRDLSLSVVTTVAASLLLALTLMPVMIVGRRKRQTAIADPAEALRAEALKAEAEEPGALDRFGARLAGYYEHGMRWSLAHPVAVCGAALVTLAVTIVLIIALPKEILPRVDEGVLVAQVALPEGTALEATTEQVARIEQAARQLGARDVYARVGKATDEEVLSGADPGSSATAQLIVRIPEGRSAAVFAQSLRGALPDLASGALAIDLAGQSEFGSLIGREGRLVRVELSGTSPAEAQQWADTVRGALRTLPTLSDVRDAYAATQPVVEVRLERARLAERNIPPSAVSSALSGALGGVAASELRETDRRTPIAVRYTGASNEDLSVALRTPVRGVPLGQLVQVSETRAPLEVVRVGQRPVSIVEGLVEEGGTAKASADVQRVMAALTLPPSVTWQVGGADAERQRTSNELTLVLVLAAALMFLVLAGEFASFTIPLVVMLTVPLAGAGAIVFLWLTGQSLNAVSLIGIVVMIGMADNEAVVKLDAIRSLREQGLPVHEAIVQGGALRLRAIAMTSITTVTGVLPLVFGWGSGGALYQPLAAGIIGGSISALLVTFFLLPTVYALLEGRRERAMIP
- a CDS encoding efflux RND transporter periplasmic adaptor subunit; this encodes MSRHVLTVQRHAARRLLVLATSVTAFWACAKADGDSATSDSSAASASADSADAARPALALPVSAEEASDADLVLRVTTTGQVRSDAVVKLKAEVPGTVARVLVRPGQQVTQGQELVRFDAYPFELAVREAAARSDEAEQRFLESYVPESLVTGQGPTPEQRRALMNKAGLTGARLQLERAKFEQDRAVIRSPVAGTVDAIDVAVGEKIGAGQPLLTVVDTRNLRIEAQVLEHDLPLIRVGGEAVVSSAATGGRSLPGRIEAVLPLVDSVTRAGRALVRVRNDGALRPGMYADVSLEAARLRNRRLVPAKAVIERDGRPLVFVVRDGRAQWTYILPGRSNGSFTEVLPDSVTGEIPVKAGDPVIIEGHLTLTHDAPVRVRTPDA